From the genome of Ziziphus jujuba cultivar Dongzao chromosome 6, ASM3175591v1, one region includes:
- the LOC107430847 gene encoding GDSL esterase/lipase CPRD49 — protein MVGPVRPQFVLFGSSIVEYSFGTGGWGAILADLYARQADIALRGYAGWNSRRALQVLEQVFPKDAAVQPSLVIVYFGGNDSMLPDPSGLGPHVPLPEYVENMRKIAIHLKSLSEKIRIIFLTAPPINEEQICQSLGGFGFRLSRTNESCRVYSNALLELCQEMGIKAVDMWTAIQQKKDWKTTCFIDGIHFSAEGSKIIAREILKVIKEAEWEPSLYYKSLPPEFGEDSPFDPVSPDGKTTLNISNQCFDRNLHWDICNGIENT, from the exons atgGTAGGTCCAGTGAGACCTCAATTCGTGCTGTTTGGTTCGTCAATTGTCGAATACAGTTTTGGCACCGGAGGTTGGGGTGCCATTCTCGCCGACTTGTACGCTCGCCag GCAGATATAGCTTTGCGAGGATATGCTGGTTGGAACTCAAGGCGTGCTCTACAAGTATTAGAGCAAGTTTTTCCAAAG GATGCTGCTGTTCAGCCTTCTTTGGTAATAGTCTATTTTGGTGGTAATGATTCCATGCTCCCTGACCCATCTGGACTAGGCCCTCATGTGCCACTTCCGGAGTATGTTGAAAATATGAGGAAAATTGCTATCCATCTCAAG AGCCTTTCAGAAAAGATCCGCATTATCTTCCTCACTGCTCCTCCTATCAATGAGGAACAGATATGTCAAAGCTTAGGAGGCTTTGG TTTCCGGCTAAGTCGAACCAATGAGTCCTGCAGAGTATATTCCAATGCTCTCTTGGAACTTTGCCAAGAAATGGGTATCAAAGCAGTTGATATGTGGACCGCAATTCAGCAAAAAAAAGATTGGAAAACTACTTGCTTTAT AGACGGAATACATTTTTCAGCAGAAGGGAGCAAGATAATTGCAAGGGAGATACTGAAAGTCATCAAAGAGGCAGAGTGGGAACCGAGCTTATACTACAAGTCTTTGCCACCTGAATTCGGAGAGGATTCACCTTTCGATCCTGTCAGTCCTGATGGAAAAACAACTTTGAATATATCCAACCAATGCTTTGATAGAAACTTACACTGGGATATTTGCAATGGGATTGAGAATACATGA
- the LOC107409991 gene encoding GDSL esterase/lipase WDL1: protein MKEIEIVGGWRPLFVLFGSSIVQQSYGNQGWGAVLTDLYARKADILLRGYSSWNSRRAVEVLDKLFPKGAERQPSLVIVYFGGNDSIHPHPSGMGPHVPLPEYTDNMRKIASHLKSLSDKTRVIFLSSPPVNEDKIRATWSSKLAPVERTNESCRIYSEACIEVCREMEVECIDLWSALQSRDDWLTACFTDGIHLSAEGSKIVAKEILRILREADWKPSLHWTTLPTEFGEDSPYDLVSADGKKTVNVAEASMYRNLKWEMSNDY, encoded by the exons atgaaggagatTGAGATTGTTGGAGGATGGAGACCACTTTTTGTGCTATTTGGTTCTTCAATTGTACAGCAAAGTTATGGTAACCAAGGATGGGGAGCTGTTCTCACTGATCTCTATGCTCGcaag GCGGACATATTGTTGAGAGGATATTCCAGCTGGAACTCAAGACGAGCAGTAGAGGTTCTGGATAAGCTTTTTCCAAAG ggaGCAGAAAGACAACCTTCATTGGTGATTGTCTATTTTGGTGGAAACGATTCAATCCATCCCCACCCATCTGGAATGGGTCCTCATGTACCTCTTCCAGAATATACAGACAACATGAGGAAAATTGCTTCCCATCTCAAG AGCCTTTCAGACAAAACTCGTGTTATCTTCCTCAGTTCACCTCCTGTTAACGAGGACAAAATCCGTGCAACTTGGAG TTCGAAATTAGCGCCGGTGGAGCGGACAAATGAGTCttgcagaatatactcagaagCATGTATTGAAGTCTGCAGAGAGATGGAAGTGGAGTGTATTGATCTCTGGTCTGCACTTCAGAGCAGAGACGATTGGTTGACTGCTTGCTTCAC ggATGGAATTCATCTATCAGCTGAGGGGAGTAAAATAGTGGCGAAAGAAATACTGAGGATACTGAGAGAGGCAGATTGGAAACCAAGTCTTCACTGGACGACATTGCCAACTGAGTTTGGAGAAGATTCACCTTATGACTTGGTGAGTGCCGATGGGAAAAAAACTGTGAATGTTGCGGAAGCAAGTATGTACAGAAATCTGAAATGGGAAATGAGCAATGACTATTAA